Proteins from one Oncorhynchus tshawytscha isolate Ot180627B linkage group LG16, Otsh_v2.0, whole genome shotgun sequence genomic window:
- the LOC121839622 gene encoding perlwapin-like, protein MDMNLSARCAFVLFLLAFVDLKIVSAAETGGTSTAKPGVCPRRPWGVGTCAEFCFNDSDCPNDEKCCYNGCGHNCIAPYTAKPGVCPRRRWGEGTCVEFCSNDSDCPNDEKCCHNGCGHDCIAPTQPGVCPVRRWGVGICAELCSNDSDCPNDEKCCHNGCGHNCIAPYTAKPGVCPRRRWGMGMCVEFCSNDSDCPNDEKCCHNGCGHNCIAPTQ, encoded by the exons ATGGACATGAATTTGTCAGCGCGTTGTGCTTTTGTTCTTTTTCTGTTGGCATTTGTAGATTTGAAAATAGTCTCTGCTGCAGAAACGGGAGGCACATCTACAG CAAAGCCTGGAGTGTGCCCTCGTAGACCATGGGGCGTAGGGACATGTGCAGAGTTCTGTTTCAATGACAGTGACTGCCCCAATGATGAAAAATGCTGCTACAATGGATGTGGGCATAACTGCATTGCACCGTACACAG CAAAGCCTGGAGTGTGCCCTCGTAGACGATGGGGCGAAGGGACGTGTGTGGAGTTCTGTTCCAATGACAGTGACTGCCCCAATGATGAAAAATGCTGCCACAATGGATGTGGGCATGACTGCATTGCACCGACACAG CCTGGAGTGTGCCCTGTTAGACGATGGGGCGTGGGGATATGTGCAGAGTTATGTTCCAATGACAGTGACTGCCCCAATGACGAAAAATGCTGCCACAATGGATGTGGGCATAACTGCATTGCACCTTACACAG CAAAGCCTGGAGTGTGCCCTCGTAGACGATGGGGCATGGGGATGTGTGTGGAGTTCTGTTCCAATGACAGTGACTGCCCCAATGATGAAAAATGCTGCCACAATGGATGTGGGCATAACTGCATTGCACCGACACAG TGA